A part of Desulfobacterales bacterium genomic DNA contains:
- a CDS encoding universal stress protein codes for MLPIKKICCPTDFSEPSHEALKVACELATHFRAELILVHVVTPIPVIPIHDDPTSFNLPLYEKEMEQSAVKSLKKMQQEKVSQSIQSRTVVIQGDPATQIVKLADTENMDMIIIATHGFTGWRKFMFGSVTEKVIRYANCPVLSIRMPSQQE; via the coding sequence ATGTTGCCCATTAAAAAAATATGTTGTCCGACTGATTTCAGCGAGCCATCCCATGAAGCGCTCAAGGTGGCTTGTGAATTGGCCACACATTTTAGGGCCGAACTGATTCTGGTCCATGTCGTAACGCCTATTCCGGTAATCCCGATCCATGATGATCCCACCAGCTTTAATCTGCCGTTATATGAAAAAGAGATGGAACAGTCCGCCGTAAAATCTCTGAAAAAGATGCAGCAGGAAAAAGTTTCGCAAAGTATCCAGTCCCGCACGGTGGTCATCCAGGGTGATCCGGCTACCCAGATTGTCAAACTGGCGGATACTGAAAATATGGACATGATCATCATTGCGACCCATGGCTTTACCGGCTGGCGGAAATTTATGTTCGGCTCCGTGACCGAGAAGGTGATCCGCTATGCAAACTGCCCGGTGCTGTCGATCCGGATGCCGTCGCAGCAGGAATAA
- a CDS encoding amino acid-binding protein has product MKLKQITISIENSPGRLYEVTKALGDAGINLRALNLVDTGAFGQLRLLVSDITTSRRILMQMQMPAMVTEVIAAEIEDKPGSLAAMLKSLLDAHINVLYTYAFVGFSVGNAVMIFRFSDNDAAINVLQKNGIKLLDAKAFGILETNG; this is encoded by the coding sequence ATGAAATTAAAACAAATTACCATTTCAATTGAGAATTCACCGGGGCGCCTTTACGAAGTAACCAAAGCACTGGGCGATGCCGGTATTAACCTGCGAGCTTTAAACCTGGTGGATACCGGTGCGTTTGGCCAGCTGCGCCTTCTGGTTTCGGACATCACCACCAGTCGACGAATCCTGATGCAGATGCAAATGCCGGCGATGGTCACTGAAGTCATCGCGGCGGAGATCGAAGATAAACCCGGCAGCCTGGCGGCGATGCTGAAATCGCTGCTGGATGCCCATATCAATGTTCTTTATACCTATGCGTTTGTCGGATTTTCAGTCGGAAACGCCGTGATGATATTTCGATTCAGCGACAACGACGCGGCCATCAATGTCTTGCAAAAAAACGGCATCAAACTTCTGGACGCCAAAGCTTTCGGCATTTTAGAAACGAACGGCTGA
- a CDS encoding ferritin family protein — protein MKTDPADVLKEALLLEKRGYAFYKMVSVNIQDKATRRFFELMADEEKNHIQLLVEELKMYQSRKKFTRNNFDDTTSSQISDLVLSSPLQDRISAAEFEAAAISAAMLMEERAIKLYADRANASTDTDEKRLYNWLADWERSHLKYLTGIDQALKEKIWNDNQFWPF, from the coding sequence ATGAAGACAGACCCGGCTGATGTGTTGAAGGAAGCGCTTTTGCTGGAGAAAAGAGGGTATGCGTTCTATAAAATGGTGTCCGTCAATATCCAGGACAAAGCGACCCGGCGTTTTTTTGAACTGATGGCGGATGAAGAGAAAAATCATATTCAGCTGTTGGTCGAAGAGTTGAAAATGTATCAGTCCCGGAAAAAATTTACTCGAAATAATTTTGACGACACGACCAGCAGCCAGATCTCCGACCTGGTCCTGTCAAGTCCTTTGCAGGATCGGATTTCCGCGGCTGAATTTGAAGCCGCCGCCATATCCGCCGCCATGCTGATGGAGGAGCGCGCCATCAAGTTGTATGCGGATAGGGCCAATGCCTCAACCGATACCGATGAAAAAAGACTATACAACTGGCTGGCCGACTGGGAGCGTTCGCATTTGAAATATCTGACCGGAATCGATCAGGCTCTCAAGGAAAAAATCTGGAACGACAATCAATTCTGGCCGTTCTAA